The Gallus gallus isolate bGalGal1 chromosome W, bGalGal1.mat.broiler.GRCg7b, whole genome shotgun sequence genome window below encodes:
- the SKA1 gene encoding spindle and kinetochore-associated protein 1, whose amino-acid sequence MEAEGLEALSRHLAAKIGLIKRLLQLRGLGRREMLAEVGMEVAVLHGLLGRMEEEVNQRRQLAAALQEMRKRAEKEKWEAERLQLVKKAAKEAPLVNDAPLISDEEFESVPGYMRGRLTLAQTNAALRALHAAAASKYRLLRHPPKSLPSSSRALCHRFREEETKETQGLTFVVEADLKEFTQLKVDRTFHRIVGVLRHCRRLREVRGARLVRYVLP is encoded by the exons ATGGAGGCCGAAGGGTTGGAGGCTCTGAGCCGCCATTTGGCCGCCAAGATCGGGCTCATTAAGCGGCTGCTGCAATTAAGAGGGCTGG GGAGGAGGGAGATGCTGGCCGAGGTGGGCATGGAGGTGGCGGTGCTGCATGGGCTGCTGGGCCGGATGGAAGAGGAAGTCAATCAACGGCGGCAATTAGCGGCCGCCCTGCAG GAGATGCGGAAGAGGGCGGAGAAGGAGAAGTGGGAGGCGGAGAGGCTGCAGCTCGTTAAGAAGGCCGCCAAGGAGGCGCCGCTCGTTAACGACGCCCCGCTAATTAGCGACGAGGAGTTCGAGAGCGTTCCCGG CTACATGAGGGGCCGCCTGACCCTGGCCCAAACCAACGCCGCCCTCCGCGCCCTCcacgccgccgccgcctccaaATACCGCCTCCTCCGCcacccccccaaatccctcccctcctcttcccGCGCCCTTTGCCACCGCTTCCGGGAAGAGGAAACCAAAGAGACTCAAG ggctcACCTTCGTGGTGGAGGCCGACCTGAAGGAGTTCACCCAGCTGAAGGTGGACCGAACCTTCCATCGCATCGTCGGCGTCCTCCGCCATTGCCGACGGCTTCGGGAGGTCAGGGGGGCCCGATTGGTTCGTTACGTCCTCCCTTAA